In a genomic window of Candidatus Methylacidithermus pantelleriae:
- a CDS encoding helix-turn-helix transcriptional regulator — translation MTSVARHGRWNQDRIALAALKERLSVDDQASARWKEALGSAIVATETQRELDRCESIHSLARVTGKRDLAEVLRVAHLCASVRTDQEFSCLLSYMKHLIPFEKALAVVGPIRYPPAFLGPTKILALDFPMEWLSLYFHRNYAQLDPVLRFHLLTFQTQLWSQTFQSCSDPQLGDFLADASAFGLTEGITTGAQEPAHGLGTLFSFVGCNLGENSRHLLVVDVLRPHLHAALLHVALHSTPTTPYRLSLREREVLHWVKEGKTNWEISRILGVSESTIKFHIKNILAKLDASTRSQAAALAVQHRLL, via the coding sequence ATGACCTCGGTCGCTCGCCATGGTCGATGGAACCAAGACAGGATCGCTCTAGCGGCTCTTAAAGAACGTCTTTCCGTGGACGATCAAGCCTCAGCACGATGGAAAGAAGCACTGGGTTCGGCCATTGTAGCTACAGAGACCCAGCGCGAACTCGATCGATGTGAAAGCATCCACTCCCTTGCCCGAGTTACAGGAAAGAGGGACTTGGCGGAGGTTCTCAGGGTCGCGCACCTTTGTGCCTCGGTGCGTACAGACCAAGAATTCTCTTGTCTTTTGTCTTACATGAAGCACTTGATTCCCTTCGAAAAGGCGCTGGCGGTGGTCGGGCCGATACGTTATCCACCGGCCTTTTTAGGCCCAACCAAGATCCTGGCTTTGGATTTTCCCATGGAATGGCTATCCCTCTACTTCCATCGAAACTACGCCCAGCTCGATCCAGTCCTTCGATTCCATCTACTCACCTTTCAAACGCAGCTCTGGTCTCAGACATTCCAAAGCTGTAGCGATCCCCAGCTAGGAGATTTTCTTGCCGACGCTTCGGCCTTTGGCTTAACCGAAGGGATTACAACAGGAGCTCAGGAGCCTGCCCATGGTTTGGGCACCTTATTTTCGTTCGTGGGGTGCAACTTGGGAGAAAATTCTCGGCACCTTTTGGTAGTGGACGTTCTTAGACCGCACCTTCATGCGGCACTTCTCCACGTGGCTTTGCATTCCACTCCGACCACCCCGTACCGCCTTTCTCTTCGGGAACGGGAAGTACTCCACTGGGTCAAAGAAGGGAAAACCAACTGGGAGATCTCCCGGATCCTTGGGGTCAGCGAATCGACTATCAAGTTTCACATCAAAAACATCCTTGCCAA